The window CCAATCGCCGCCGCTTCGATGAACGACTGAAGGAGGAGTGGGCGCGTGCCTATCGCGAGCGCTCCATCCTCTCTTTGCTGATGATCGACGTCGACCACTTCAAGTCTTACAACGACGAATACGGCCATCCCGCGGGCGATGCCTGCCTCCGGCAGGTGGCCCAGATCATCGCTGCCGAGGCGCAGCGTCCCGGCGATCTGGCGGCGCGTTACGGCGGCGAGGAGTTCGCCATGCTGCTGCCGAACACCGACGCTGCGGGCTGCGCCCTGATCGGCGACCGGATTCGACGGGCGATCCGCGATGCGGGCCTCGTCCACACCAGCAACCATGCGGCTGGCTGTGTCACCGCTTCGCTCGGCGGTGCTGCCTGCCGGCCGGCGCTGGAGCGCACGGCCGGCGTGGTCTCGCTGATCGAGGCCGCCGACCAGGCGCTCTATGCCGCCAAGGAGGCCGGGCGCAACCGGCTGATGATGTCGGGCGAGGTGAGCAACCTCCTGCTCAAGGCGTCCGGTCAGTAATCCCGCTCAATAATGCGGCGGACGCTCATTGGCGGCTCCCGGCGCATTCGCCTCGGCCTCCTGCAGCCGCTCGCCGAGCTCTGCGATCCTCCGCGTCAGTGCGTCGATCTGCTTCCACTGCGCGGTGATGGTCTGGTTCAGCGTCTCGATCGCGTCGTCCTGATAGGCGAGGCGGGTCTCCAGCGTGTCGATGCGCTCGCCGAGCGTCTTGATCTCATTCATCACGTGCCGCGTCCTTATTCCGTTCGCGCAATCCAAATTCTTGCAATCGCAGTTGTTGCAAACCATGGCCGAGCGCGACACGCTCGTCGAACACGAAGCATTCGCCGCGCCAGCGGCTCTCGGCCTCCGGCACCTCTTCCAGATATTTGAGAATGCCGCCCTTGAGGTGATAGACCTCGGCAAAGCCGCGCGCGAGCAGGTGCGCGCTCGCCTTCTCGCAGCGGATGCCGCCGGTGCAGAACATCGCGATCTTGCGGTGTTTGGCGGGATCGAGCTGCTCGGCCGCAAAATCTTTGAATTGGCCAAAGCTCCTGATGCCGGGGTCGAGCGCGCCGTCGAACGTCCCCATCGCCACCTCGAAGGCGTTCCGGGTGTCGAGCACCAGCGTGTCGGACGCCGCGATCAGCGCGTTCCATTCGCTCGCGTCGACATAGGTGCCGACCTGCCGCGTCGGATCGGCGGCTTCGTCGCCGAGCGTGACGATCTCCTTCTTCAGCCGCACCTTGAGCCGGCCGAATGGCATCGTCTCGGCGGTCGAGAACTTCAGTTCGAGATTGTTCAACCTGCCGCCGAACATGTCGCCGTTCGCGAGCTCATGGGTGAGCGCGTCGATCGCCTCGCCCGGGCCCGCGACCGTGCCGTTGATGCCCTCCTGCGCGAGCAGCACGCTGCCCTTCAGCGCCAGGCCGGCGCAGAACGCGCGCAACGGCTCGCGCAACTCGCGGTAATCCGGGAGGGCGGCGAATTGGTAGAAGGCGGCGACCTTGTAAATCATGGCGCCCGTTTAGCAGGCGGAGCCAGCCCGGAAAACCCGCAACGAGCAGCTCTATTCCCAACGGATGGCAGCCATTTCCCTGGCATGCCAGCATTGCCCCAGCGGGCCGGAATGTGTCATGTAGGCCCGGCTTTTTCCGAAACGACACGCCATCCGCACCAGACGCCAACGAGAGCAAGAATTCGATGAGAAACTTCCATTTCCCGGGCAGGTCCACGGTCCACGCCACCAACGCGATGGTGGCGACCTCGCATCCGCAGGCGTCGCTCGCCGCGATCGAGGTGCTGCGCGAGGGCGGCACGGCCGTGGACGCGGCAGTCGCGGGTTCGGCCATTCTCGGCGTGATCGAGCCGCAATCAACCGGCATCGGCGGCGACTGCTTTGCGTTGATCCAGCCGCGCGGCGAGGGCAAGATCATCGCCTATAACGGCTCCGGGCGCGCGCCGAACGCGGCGAACGCCGACTGGTATCTCGAGCGCAAGATCAACTCCGTGCCGCTGACCTCGGCGCATGCGGTCTCGATCCCCGGCGTGATCGACGCCTTTGCGACCGTTTTGCGCGATCACGGCAAGTTCGGCTTCGACCGGCTGCTCCAGCCCGCGATCAAGGCGGCCGAGGAAGGCTACGTCGTTGCCCCTCGCATCGCCTTCGACTGGAAGAACCAGTTCGAGAAGCTGAAGGGTGGCACCAACACCGAGCGGTATCTGCTGCCGCACGGCAAGCCGCCGGTGGCCGGCGACGTCATCCGCCAGGCCGAGCTCGGCAAGACGCTGCGGGCGATCGCCAAGGACGGGCGCGACGCCTTCTACAAGGGCCCCATCGCGGAAGACATGGTGGAGACCCTGCGCGGAATCGGCGGCCTGCACACGCTCGACGATTTCGCCGCGCACACCACCGAAACGACGACGCCGATCGGCACCATGTACAAGGGCTACGACGTCTGGCAGTGCCCGCCGAACGGACCCGGCCTCACCATGCTGCTGATGCTGAACATTCTGTCGCGGTTCGACCTGACCAAATACGCGCCGCTCAGCGTCGAGCGCTTCCACCTCGAAGCCGAGGCCGCGCGCATCGCCTACATGCATCGCGAGCTGCATGTCGCCGATCCCGAGCATATGCAGGTCGAGGTCGCCAAGATCCTCGCCAAGGAATACTGCAACGAGCACATCGACAAGATCCGCATGGAAGGCATGCTCGACCTGCCGAACGTCGCGCCGCCGATGAATCCCTCGACCATCTACATCACCGTCGTGGACAAGGACCGCAACGTCTGCTCGTTCATCAACTCGGTCGCGCATTCCTTCGGCTCGGCGATCGTCTCGAACAAGACCGGCGTTTTGCTCCAGAACCGCGCCGGCGGCTTCCGCATCCAGCCCGGCCATCCGAATTGCATCGCCGGCGGCAAGCGCCCGCTGCACACGATCATGCCGAGCCTGCTCACCAAGGGCGGCCGTTCCGTGATGCCGTTCGCGGTGATGGGCGGACAGTATCAGCCGGTTGGCCAAACCCATGTGGTGACCAACGTTCTCGATTATGGCTGCGACGTGCAGGAGGCGATCGATATGCCACGCGGCCTGCATTACGAAGGCCAGTACCAGCTCGAGGACAGCGTGCCGGCCAATATCGTCGAAGGCCTGAAGAAGCTCGGCCACAAGACCACCAGCGTCGTCAGTCCGCTCGGCGGCGCGCAGGCGATCTGGATCGACTGGGACAAGGGCACGCTCATCGGCGGTTCCGATCCGCGCAAGGATGGTTGCGCGCTCGGGTACTGACTATCGCGCACGGGGTTCCCCGCGCGAGATCAGGAAAAGTTGACGAGGGGCGACGCGGCATTTGCTGCGTCGCCCTTTCCCGTTCGGAACGGAGTTCATTGCTTCAGGTTAAGGGTGCAGGCGTGCGCTGCTTTTGCTCCAAGCGGCGGAGGCCCTCCCATGTCGGAAAAACCAGGTTCCGGATCGTCCGGATTCGATCGGCGCGCCTTCATGGCGGGCGCTGCCGGCAGTGCGCTGGTCCCGATGACGGCGCGTGCGGCCGCCCAGGATGCGAGCGTGGCGGCCGCCCAGGATCCGGCGCTTCCCGTCGATGTCACGTTGCGCGTTAACGGCAAGGACAAGCGCCTGCGCATCGACGCGCGCACGACGGTGCTCGACGCGCTGCGGGAGCATCTCAAGCTCACCGGCAGCAAAAAGGGCTGCGACCACGGCCAATGCGGTGCCTGCACGGTCCTGATCGACGACCGGCGCGTGGTGTCGTGTCTGACGCTCGCGCTCGCGGCCGAGGGGCAGGAGATCACGACGATCGAAGGCCTTGCCACCGACGATCATCTGCATCCGATGCAGCAGGCCTTCGTCGACAACGATGCGTTTCAATGCGGCTATTGTACGCCTGGCCAGATCATGTCCGCCGTGGCCTGCGTCAAGGAGGGGCATGCGGGCAGCGAGGCCGACATCCGCGAATACATGAGTGGCAACATCTGCCGCTGCGCCGCCTATCCCAACATCGTCGCCGCCGTGAAGCAGGCCGCGCCCGAGATCATGAAAGGCTAGGCGCATGCGATCGTTTTCATATCAAAGAGCAACAGACCCGGACATGGCCGTGCAGGCGCTCAGCGCTGCCGCGGCCGCGAACAATCCGCTGACCAAGGCTACGGCGCAGCCGCTCGCGGGAGGGACCACGCTGATCGACCTGATGAAGCTGGACGTGATGCGGCCCGCCGCGATCGTCGATATCAACCCGCTGGCGCGGGGCTGGTCGGCGATCGAGCCCGGCAGTGACGGCTTGCGGCTCGGCGCGCTCGCCAAGATGTCCGATGTGGCCGCGCATGCCGAGATCCAGCGCCAGTATCCGGTGATCGCGAATTCCCTGAAGCTCGCCGCCAGCGCCCAGCTGCGCAACATGGCGACGCTCGGCGGCAATGTGATGCAGCGAACGCGTTGCAGCTATTTCCGCGATGTCTCCTACGAGAATTGCAACAAGCGCAATCCGGGTTCGGGCTGTGCCGCCATGGATGGCGTCAATCGCATGCATGCGGTGCTCGGCACGTCCGATCAGTGCATCGCGACCTATCCGGGCGATTTTGCCCAGGCGCTGATCGCGCTCGATGCGACGGTCGAGATCACCGGCAGGTCCGGCACGCGCAACCTGCCGTTCGCAGAGTTGCACAAGGCGCCCGGCAGGACGCCCGACATCGAGACCACGCTTCGGCCCGGTGAGCTGATCTCTGCGTTCGCCGTTCACGGCCGCTGGCCGCGCTCGGTATATCTCAAGGCGCGCGACCGGCAGTCCTACGAGTTCGCGCTGTCGTCGGCTGCGGTCGCGCTCGACGTGTCGGATGGCACGATCAGGGACGCGCGTGTTGCGCTTGGCGGCGTTGCCACCGTGCCGTGGCGGGCGCGCGAGGCGGAGGCGATGCTGAAGGGACAGACATTCGACGGCGGTCTGGCGCAGCGTGTGGCCGATGCCGCGTTTGCCGACGCCAGGGGCCGTCAGCACAACAGCTTCAAGATCGCGCTCGGCAAGCGAGTGGTGGCGCGCGCGCTCCAGCAGGCGGTAACGATGGAGATCTGATCATGACCGCTGCAGCTCCCGAGCCAAAAGCGAACATGGGTCGTCCCGTGCCGCGCTACGACGCGGCCGCAAAGGTCACCGGCCGGGCGACATATGCGTCCGACATGCCGCTCGACAATCCAGCCTACGCATTCCTGGTCACCAGCGCCATCGCCAAGGGCCGCATCGACGGTTTCGATCTCGATGATGCCAGGCAGGTCCGCGGCGTGATCGACATCGTCACGCACGAGAACGCTCCGAAGCTGAAGGAATCGAAACTGTTCAGCAATGGCGGTTATGCCGGCACCACGATCCAGCCGCTGAAATCGGCCGACATCGCCCATGATGGCCAGATCATCGCCGTCGTCATCGCGGAGAGTTACGAGGCGGCGCGCGAGGCCGCCAATCGCGTCAAGGTCAGCTACGCGGCCGTGGCACCGAGTGCGAGCTTCGACTCGCCGGGGATCACCACGGCAGCGGCAAAGGGACAGAACGCACAGTTCAAGGAAGACCCGGAGGGCGGTGATTTCGCCAAGGCGTTCGACGCGGCCGAGGTCAAGCTCACCGCCTCCTATGAAACGCCGACCCAGCACCACAATCCGATGGAGCTGTTTACGACGAGCTGCGCCTGGATGGGCGACGAACTCGTCATCTACGAGGGCAGCCAGTATGTCTACGGCCTGAAGAACGGTGTTGCCGAGCAGCTCGGCATCGACCCCGACAAGGTCCGTGTCGTCAATCCCTATGTCGGTGGCGGCTTTGGTTCGCGCGGCTCGATGACGCCCCGCACCGCCATCATCGCCGGCATCGCCAAACGCCTGAACCGGCCGATCAAGCTGGTGCCGACCCGCGATCAGGGCTTCACCATTGCCACCTACCGCGCCGAGACGCGCCACGAGATCAGGCTTGGTGCGGGTCTGGACGGCAAGCTGGTGGCTTTGCGGCATGACGGCGCGGAGGTTTCATCGCGTCCGGACGCCTATTGCGTCGGCGGCACCAAGACCACGACGCGGCTCTATGCCTGCCCGAATGTCGCCAGTCTGGTCTCGATCGTGCGCGCCGACCGCAACACGCCCGGCTTCATGCGCTCCCCGCCGGAGGTGCCGTATCTCTTCGCGCTGGAGAGCGCGATGGACGAGCTCGCGGTGAAGCTGAACATGGACCCGGTCGAGCTCCGCCGCATCAACGACACCACCGTGGAGCCGATCGGCGGCAAGCCCTATACGTCGCGGTCATTGATGGCGTGCTTCGACGAGGCCGCCAGGGCGTTCGGCTGGTCGCAGCGCTCGCCGCAGCCGAAATCGATGTCGGACGGCGACTGGCTGGTCGGCTATGGCTGTGCCGCGACCTGCTATCCGACGCAGATGGCGCCCTCTGCCGCGCGCGTCCGCCTCCAGCGCGACGGCCGTACCCGGGTCGAGATCGCCGGTCACGAGATCGGCACCGGTGCGTATACCGTCATCGCCCAGACCGCGGCCGAGCGGCTCGGCGTGCCTCTGGAGAAGGTCGCTGTCTTCCTGGGTGACAGCGATCTGCCCCCGGCGCCTGTTGCCGGCGGTTCGAACTCGACTGCCAGCACCTGCTCGGCGGTGATGATGGTGTGCGACCGGATTCGCCAAAGGCTGTTCAAGGCCGTGATGCCGAGCGACAGCATCGCCGACAAGGCCAAGGAGACTGTCGGTATCAGCCAGGCGCCGAGCACGCAGGCGGCGCAGAGCGATCGTCCTCTCGATCTCGAGAAGGCCTTCGACGCACTCGGCGTCGGCATCGTCGAGGAATACGGCGAGTGGAAGCCCGAAGGCGCGCCGCTGGATTCCTTCACGGCCATGCACAGCGGGCACGCGCGGCTCGTCGGTGGCCATCAGATGAAGGACAAGATCGCCTATGCCTTCGGTGCCGAGTTCGTCGAAATCCGCGTCAACCGCTTTACCCATGAAATCCGCTGCCCCCGGCTGGTGGGGGCGTTCGCGGCGGGGCGCATCATGAATCCGCGCACGGCGCGCAGCCAGCTCATGGGCGGCCTGATTTGGGGCATGTCCTCGGCGCTGCTGGAAGCCACCGAGATCGACGAGCGCAATGCACGCTACGTCAACGACAATCTTGCCGACTATCTCGTGCCCGTGAATGCCGACGTGCCCGGTGTCGAGGTGATCCTGCTTTCCGAGCAGGACGATCACATCAACCCGGCAGGCGTGAAGGGCCTCGGCGAGCTCGCCAATGTCGGCACCAATGCGGCGATCTGCAATGCGATCTATCACGCCACGGGCCAGCGCATCCGCAAGCTGCCCGTACGGCTCGAAAATATCGAGGTGTGAGGGGTGGCAACGGCGTCGGCGTTGCGCTAGACACCTTGCGCCTCAAACGGAAGGTCTCTTATGCAGCGTTTACAGCGCGTGCTCCTCGCCATCATGTCGGCACTCGCGATCACCGTGATCGCCGGCGTGTCCGATTTCGTTTCCACCACGGCCTCGGCCCAGACCGCAGGGAAGACCATGACCACAGCTTCAGGTTTGCAGATCACCGACAGCGTCGCCGGCACCGGTGCTTCGCCCAAGCCCGGCCAGATCTGCGTGATGCACTACACCGGCTGGCTCTACGATAACGGCCAGAAGGGCAAGAAATTCGACTCGTCGGTCGACCGCAACGAGCCGTTCGAATTTCCGATCGGCAAGGGCCGCGTCATCGCAGGCTGGGACGAGGGTGTTGCCTCCATGAAGGTCGGCGGCAAGCGCACGCTGATCATTCCGCCGCAGCTCGGCTATGGCGCCCGCGGCGCAGGCGGCGTGATCCCGCCGAACGCGACGCTGAT of the Bradyrhizobium sp. WSM1417 genome contains:
- a CDS encoding SlyX family protein, translating into MMNEIKTLGERIDTLETRLAYQDDAIETLNQTITAQWKQIDALTRRIAELGERLQEAEANAPGAANERPPHY
- a CDS encoding rhodanese-related sulfurtransferase, yielding MIYKVAAFYQFAALPDYRELREPLRAFCAGLALKGSVLLAQEGINGTVAGPGEAIDALTHELANGDMFGGRLNNLELKFSTAETMPFGRLKVRLKKEIVTLGDEAADPTRQVGTYVDASEWNALIAASDTLVLDTRNAFEVAMGTFDGALDPGIRSFGQFKDFAAEQLDPAKHRKIAMFCTGGIRCEKASAHLLARGFAEVYHLKGGILKYLEEVPEAESRWRGECFVFDERVALGHGLQQLRLQEFGLRERNKDAARDE
- the ggt gene encoding gamma-glutamyltransferase translates to MRNFHFPGRSTVHATNAMVATSHPQASLAAIEVLREGGTAVDAAVAGSAILGVIEPQSTGIGGDCFALIQPRGEGKIIAYNGSGRAPNAANADWYLERKINSVPLTSAHAVSIPGVIDAFATVLRDHGKFGFDRLLQPAIKAAEEGYVVAPRIAFDWKNQFEKLKGGTNTERYLLPHGKPPVAGDVIRQAELGKTLRAIAKDGRDAFYKGPIAEDMVETLRGIGGLHTLDDFAAHTTETTTPIGTMYKGYDVWQCPPNGPGLTMLLMLNILSRFDLTKYAPLSVERFHLEAEAARIAYMHRELHVADPEHMQVEVAKILAKEYCNEHIDKIRMEGMLDLPNVAPPMNPSTIYITVVDKDRNVCSFINSVAHSFGSAIVSNKTGVLLQNRAGGFRIQPGHPNCIAGGKRPLHTIMPSLLTKGGRSVMPFAVMGGQYQPVGQTHVVTNVLDYGCDVQEAIDMPRGLHYEGQYQLEDSVPANIVEGLKKLGHKTTSVVSPLGGAQAIWIDWDKGTLIGGSDPRKDGCALGY
- a CDS encoding (2Fe-2S)-binding protein; amino-acid sequence: MSEKPGSGSSGFDRRAFMAGAAGSALVPMTARAAAQDASVAAAQDPALPVDVTLRVNGKDKRLRIDARTTVLDALREHLKLTGSKKGCDHGQCGACTVLIDDRRVVSCLTLALAAEGQEITTIEGLATDDHLHPMQQAFVDNDAFQCGYCTPGQIMSAVACVKEGHAGSEADIREYMSGNICRCAAYPNIVAAVKQAAPEIMKG
- a CDS encoding xanthine dehydrogenase family protein subunit M, translated to MRSFSYQRATDPDMAVQALSAAAAANNPLTKATAQPLAGGTTLIDLMKLDVMRPAAIVDINPLARGWSAIEPGSDGLRLGALAKMSDVAAHAEIQRQYPVIANSLKLAASAQLRNMATLGGNVMQRTRCSYFRDVSYENCNKRNPGSGCAAMDGVNRMHAVLGTSDQCIATYPGDFAQALIALDATVEITGRSGTRNLPFAELHKAPGRTPDIETTLRPGELISAFAVHGRWPRSVYLKARDRQSYEFALSSAAVALDVSDGTIRDARVALGGVATVPWRAREAEAMLKGQTFDGGLAQRVADAAFADARGRQHNSFKIALGKRVVARALQQAVTMEI
- a CDS encoding xanthine dehydrogenase family protein molybdopterin-binding subunit; amino-acid sequence: MTAAAPEPKANMGRPVPRYDAAAKVTGRATYASDMPLDNPAYAFLVTSAIAKGRIDGFDLDDARQVRGVIDIVTHENAPKLKESKLFSNGGYAGTTIQPLKSADIAHDGQIIAVVIAESYEAAREAANRVKVSYAAVAPSASFDSPGITTAAAKGQNAQFKEDPEGGDFAKAFDAAEVKLTASYETPTQHHNPMELFTTSCAWMGDELVIYEGSQYVYGLKNGVAEQLGIDPDKVRVVNPYVGGGFGSRGSMTPRTAIIAGIAKRLNRPIKLVPTRDQGFTIATYRAETRHEIRLGAGLDGKLVALRHDGAEVSSRPDAYCVGGTKTTTRLYACPNVASLVSIVRADRNTPGFMRSPPEVPYLFALESAMDELAVKLNMDPVELRRINDTTVEPIGGKPYTSRSLMACFDEAARAFGWSQRSPQPKSMSDGDWLVGYGCAATCYPTQMAPSAARVRLQRDGRTRVEIAGHEIGTGAYTVIAQTAAERLGVPLEKVAVFLGDSDLPPAPVAGGSNSTASTCSAVMMVCDRIRQRLFKAVMPSDSIADKAKETVGISQAPSTQAAQSDRPLDLEKAFDALGVGIVEEYGEWKPEGAPLDSFTAMHSGHARLVGGHQMKDKIAYAFGAEFVEIRVNRFTHEIRCPRLVGAFAAGRIMNPRTARSQLMGGLIWGMSSALLEATEIDERNARYVNDNLADYLVPVNADVPGVEVILLSEQDDHINPAGVKGLGELANVGTNAAICNAIYHATGQRIRKLPVRLENIEV
- a CDS encoding FKBP-type peptidyl-prolyl cis-trans isomerase, with protein sequence MQRLQRVLLAIMSALAITVIAGVSDFVSTTASAQTAGKTMTTASGLQITDSVAGTGASPKPGQICVMHYTGWLYDNGQKGKKFDSSVDRNEPFEFPIGKGRVIAGWDEGVASMKVGGKRTLIIPPQLGYGARGAGGVIPPNATLMFDVELLGVK